A single window of Bacteroidota bacterium DNA harbors:
- the dprA gene encoding DNA-processing protein DprA, translated as MVGGELLYQVGLTLLEGVGDVVAKNLLAYCGNAEEIFKANKAQLLKIPGVGEGLAKAIIAQQHVLKEAEKEVRFIEENNIETLFFTNEKYPQRLKYCSDSPVLLYYKGNADLNTEKIVAIVGTRQPTDYGREQTEKLVNELRGSGVLVVSGLAYGIDVLAHKKALENDLDTVGVVAHGLDRMYPQTHTSIAMKMQKKGGILTDFRSGTNPDAVNFPKRNRIVAGMCDALIVMESKRDGGSLITATIANSYNKDVFAFPGRSTDVMSEGCNGFIKSNKAALMESAADLFYVMGWESETKSKKKESSQIPLLINLSEEEQKIVNCFKEKKQLHMDEISYASGFTISKVAALLLQLEFSNVIRSLPGKMYSLVG; from the coding sequence ATGGTGGGAGGCGAATTGTTGTATCAGGTAGGTTTAACCCTATTGGAAGGCGTTGGAGATGTGGTGGCTAAAAATCTTTTAGCTTATTGCGGAAATGCCGAAGAGATTTTTAAAGCAAATAAAGCGCAATTATTGAAAATTCCGGGTGTGGGCGAAGGTCTAGCCAAAGCGATTATTGCGCAGCAACACGTTTTGAAAGAAGCCGAAAAAGAAGTTCGTTTCATTGAAGAAAACAACATTGAAACGCTCTTTTTTACCAATGAAAAATATCCGCAGCGTTTAAAATATTGCAGTGATAGTCCGGTTTTACTCTATTACAAAGGCAATGCCGATTTAAATACTGAAAAGATTGTGGCCATTGTAGGCACACGTCAGCCCACCGATTACGGCAGAGAGCAAACCGAAAAATTAGTGAATGAATTACGCGGCAGTGGTGTTTTAGTGGTGAGCGGATTAGCCTATGGCATTGATGTGTTAGCACACAAAAAAGCCTTGGAAAATGATTTGGATACGGTGGGTGTTGTAGCGCACGGACTCGATCGCATGTATCCTCAAACACACACAAGTATTGCCATGAAAATGCAAAAGAAGGGCGGGATACTTACCGATTTCAGAAGCGGTACTAATCCGGATGCCGTTAATTTTCCGAAGCGAAACCGTATTGTGGCGGGTATGTGCGATGCCTTGATTGTGATGGAAAGTAAACGCGATGGCGGAAGTTTAATCACGGCCACCATTGCTAACAGTTATAATAAAGATGTGTTTGCCTTTCCGGGAAGAAGTACGGATGTAATGAGTGAAGGATGTAACGGTTTTATAAAATCGAATAAAGCAGCATTGATGGAAAGTGCAGCGGATTTGTTTTATGTGATGGGTTGGGAAAGCGAAACAAAAAGTAAAAAGAAAGAGAGTTCACAAATTCCGCTCTTAATTAACCTCAGCGAAGAAGAACAAAAAATTGTGAATTGCTTTAAGGAAAAAAAGCAATTGCACATGGATGAAATCAGTTACGCCTCCGGATTTACCATTAGCAAAGTAGCGGCCTTATTATTGCAACTCGAATTCTCCAACGTCATTCGCTCCCTACCCGGAAAAATGTATAGTTTGGTGGGGTAA
- the thpR gene encoding RNA 2',3'-cyclic phosphodiesterase — MLQKYFIAIIPPEPVFSQIENIKKEVSEKYNNKSALRSPSHITLHMPFEWKTEKEEILLNTLSNFKTEIPAFEINLKNYNCFEPKVVFVDVIENENLNKLQKEVVKQVKSNLNIFNQADDMRKYHPHVTIAFRDLKKEFFYLMMEEYRNKSFEANFLCNSFFLLKHTGKSWLPYKEFKFA, encoded by the coding sequence ATGCTGCAAAAATATTTCATAGCCATCATTCCTCCTGAACCGGTGTTTTCACAAATAGAAAACATTAAAAAAGAAGTGTCGGAAAAATACAACAACAAAAGTGCCTTGCGTTCCCCTTCGCACATCACATTGCATATGCCCTTTGAATGGAAAACAGAAAAAGAAGAAATTCTTTTGAATACACTTTCCAATTTCAAAACAGAAATTCCTGCTTTTGAAATTAATTTGAAGAACTATAATTGTTTTGAACCCAAAGTAGTTTTTGTGGATGTTATTGAGAATGAAAATTTAAACAAACTACAAAAAGAAGTGGTTAAACAAGTAAAGTCAAATCTCAACATTTTCAATCAGGCGGATGACATGCGGAAATATCATCCACACGTTACCATCGCTTTCCGTGATTTGAAAAAAGAATTTTTCTACCTGATGATGGAAGAATATCGCAACAAATCCTTTGAAGCTAACTTTCTATGCAACTCTTTCTTCCTCTTAAAACACACAGGAAAAAGCTGGTTACCCTATAAAGAATTTAAATTCGCTTAA
- the holB gene encoding DNA polymerase III subunit delta': protein MLLRDIVGQKEVKDRLIKMVNENRLPHALLFTGYEGSGNLGTAMAFAQYLFCSNKQNNDACGECPSCQKTNKLVHPDLHLVFPIAKSKDVKSSADLIKEFREAFLENPYLSLNDWFEGLDAENKQPIIPVEESGNIIRELSYTSYEGLYKIMIIWQPEKMNTEAANKLLKVLEEPPEQTIFILVCNNPDQLLATIISRVQQIPFLRLQEAEIKEALVKKFGVTEENAQQAAFLCDSNFNEAIKLLTQSDEQLSFLQHFQSFMRLALKFDCDKALQWIDQNAATGREKQKQFLQYGLEIFRDCLMYNFGSRDLVRLSGNEKQFLEKFAPFITQRNYEMLVEEFNSNCYYIERNANPKILFMDLLLKTNELINKR from the coding sequence ATGCTGCTACGCGACATAGTTGGACAAAAAGAAGTAAAAGATCGTTTGATAAAAATGGTGAATGAAAACCGTTTACCTCACGCACTTTTATTTACAGGCTATGAAGGCAGCGGCAATTTAGGAACCGCTATGGCTTTTGCGCAATATTTATTTTGCAGCAACAAACAAAACAACGATGCCTGCGGTGAATGTCCGAGTTGTCAGAAAACAAATAAATTGGTACATCCTGATTTGCACTTGGTGTTTCCTATCGCCAAATCGAAAGATGTAAAAAGCAGCGCCGATTTAATTAAGGAATTCCGTGAGGCGTTTTTAGAAAATCCTTACTTAAGTTTAAACGATTGGTTTGAAGGTCTGGATGCAGAAAACAAACAACCGATTATTCCTGTTGAGGAAAGCGGCAATATCATCCGCGAATTAAGTTATACCAGTTACGAGGGACTATACAAAATAATGATCATCTGGCAGCCGGAGAAAATGAACACCGAAGCCGCCAATAAATTATTAAAGGTATTGGAAGAGCCGCCTGAACAAACCATTTTTATTTTGGTGTGTAATAATCCTGATCAGTTATTGGCTACAATTATTTCGCGCGTGCAACAAATACCGTTTTTGCGTTTACAGGAAGCGGAGATAAAAGAAGCCTTGGTAAAAAAGTTTGGTGTTACCGAAGAGAACGCGCAGCAAGCGGCATTTTTATGCGACAGCAATTTTAATGAAGCCATCAAACTATTAACGCAAAGCGATGAGCAATTATCTTTTTTGCAACACTTCCAAAGCTTTATGCGCCTGGCTTTAAAGTTTGATTGCGACAAAGCCTTGCAGTGGATTGACCAGAACGCTGCAACAGGACGCGAAAAACAAAAACAATTTTTACAATACGGACTCGAGATATTCAGAGATTGTTTGATGTATAATTTTGGCTCACGCGATTTAGTGCGCTTGAGCGGCAACGAAAAACAATTCTTAGAAAAATTTGCGCCTTTTATTACCCAGCGCAATTACGAAATGCTGGTAGAAGAATTTAATAGCAACTGTTATTACATAGAGCGCAACGCTAATCCTAAAATTTTATTTATGGATTTGCTGCTGAAGACAAATGAGTTGATTAATAAGAGGTAG
- a CDS encoding TonB-dependent receptor, producing the protein MRKTTTLFTLCFILIKINLFSQAPAFIKGTVTDNSSKETLPGALVSIGKSNGTSTDMNGMFLLTTTAGKQTVECTMMGYKTISQTVDLKENDTLTLNFSMTDANKLLEEVVVSAGKFEQKLSDVTVSMEVIKPALIENKNTTSIDNIMNQVPGVTVSDGQASIRGGSGFAYGAGSRVLVMVDEMPMISADAGDVKWNYLPIENLEQVEVIKGASSALFGSSALNGVINLRTAYAKDKPSTSVTLFGGGYDAPKYQYKWWKGSSQQQAGINFSHSEKIGNFDLVIGGHMFSDDGYRGGLVNEAVTSGTTTINRQVMKNENERRARINANIRYNFKKIPGLSIGVNTNLMDVQGGLFFLWKHADSAYVPNDIQKYKNKRFNVDPFVTYFWGKDNKLSFRSRYYLTLNTNDKNQEATAELYYNELQYQKRFSNNLTITAGALYIEQQIFSDSLYGRHVGKNTAGYLQLDKKIKRLTMSLGLRGEFYKVDTAFTRGYLTKKINDLPFQPVARAGLNYQLLEYTFLRASFGQGYRFPSVAEKYISTNVSSLRIYENPSLQPERGWSAEIGVKQGFSLGKFKGFLDVAGFWTEYTNMVEFVFDFYFPEPKPQGYVVQLTDREYAGFKSQNLGRAQIKGIDISLTGGGKIGPVNVALFSGYTYIDPINPDYNPTKDTLGLPYLNVLKYRNRHLFKNDIQFDYKFVSIGFSTRYQSYMENIDKKFNESLLHDLLPEFDQIPSTYVLPGLPEYREKDKAGSWVHDFRIGFQLSKVVKLSYICNNVANEEYSSRPGDVRPPRTHVLQLMIKL; encoded by the coding sequence ATGCGCAAAACTACAACACTTTTTACACTTTGCTTTATTCTGATTAAAATAAATTTATTTTCTCAGGCTCCTGCATTCATTAAAGGAACAGTTACTGATAATAGCAGCAAAGAAACTCTCCCCGGCGCGTTAGTATCAATTGGAAAAAGTAATGGAACCAGCACCGACATGAACGGAATGTTCTTACTTACAACAACAGCCGGTAAACAAACGGTGGAGTGTACGATGATGGGATACAAAACCATTTCACAAACGGTTGACTTAAAAGAAAACGATACACTTACTCTCAATTTTTCGATGACAGATGCTAACAAACTTTTAGAAGAGGTGGTTGTGTCGGCCGGAAAGTTCGAACAAAAATTATCGGATGTAACGGTGAGTATGGAGGTGATTAAACCGGCTTTGATTGAAAATAAAAACACAACGTCTATCGACAATATTATGAATCAAGTACCGGGCGTAACGGTGAGTGACGGTCAGGCAAGTATTCGCGGTGGAAGTGGTTTTGCTTATGGTGCCGGTAGTCGTGTGTTGGTAATGGTGGATGAAATGCCAATGATTAGCGCCGACGCAGGTGATGTAAAATGGAACTATTTGCCAATAGAAAATTTAGAACAAGTAGAAGTAATTAAAGGCGCTTCATCTGCTTTGTTTGGTTCTTCTGCTTTAAATGGTGTGATCAATTTACGTACGGCTTATGCAAAAGATAAACCAAGTACTTCTGTAACTTTATTCGGTGGCGGATACGATGCGCCAAAATATCAATACAAATGGTGGAAGGGAAGCAGTCAGCAACAAGCTGGCATTAATTTTTCTCACTCCGAAAAAATCGGAAATTTTGATTTGGTGATTGGCGGCCACATGTTTAGCGATGATGGTTATCGCGGCGGATTGGTGAATGAAGCGGTGACTTCGGGCACAACCACCATTAATCGTCAGGTAATGAAAAACGAAAACGAAAGACGCGCGCGCATCAATGCAAACATTCGTTATAATTTCAAAAAGATTCCGGGTTTATCAATTGGCGTCAATACAAATTTAATGGATGTGCAAGGTGGTCTGTTCTTCTTGTGGAAGCACGCCGACAGTGCCTATGTTCCGAACGATATTCAGAAATACAAAAACAAACGTTTTAATGTGGATCCTTTTGTTACGTACTTCTGGGGTAAGGATAACAAATTAAGTTTTAGAAGTCGTTATTACTTAACTCTGAACACCAACGATAAAAATCAAGAGGCCACCGCTGAATTGTATTATAACGAGTTGCAATACCAGAAGCGATTTAGTAATAACTTAACTATAACGGCCGGCGCCTTGTACATTGAGCAACAGATTTTCAGCGACTCTTTATATGGTAGACATGTCGGAAAAAACACTGCCGGCTATTTACAATTGGATAAGAAAATTAAACGTCTTACGATGTCACTCGGATTACGTGGCGAGTTTTATAAAGTAGATACGGCATTTACACGTGGCTATTTAACTAAGAAAATAAATGATTTGCCGTTTCAGCCGGTGGCGCGTGCAGGTTTAAATTATCAATTATTGGAATATACGTTCTTGCGCGCTTCATTCGGACAAGGGTATCGTTTTCCGAGTGTAGCGGAGAAATACATCAGCACGAATGTAAGTTCTTTAAGAATTTATGAAAACCCATCATTACAACCGGAGCGCGGTTGGAGTGCAGAGATTGGCGTGAAGCAAGGCTTCTCTTTAGGAAAATTTAAAGGCTTTTTGGATGTGGCCGGATTCTGGACGGAGTACACCAATATGGTGGAGTTTGTTTTTGATTTTTATTTCCCGGAGCCAAAACCACAAGGTTACGTGGTGCAGTTAACGGATAGAGAGTACGCAGGATTTAAATCTCAAAACTTAGGACGTGCGCAAATTAAAGGAATCGATATTTCTTTAACCGGCGGTGGAAAGATTGGTCCGGTAAACGTAGCTTTATTTAGTGGTTACACTTATATCGATCCGATTAATCCGGATTACAATCCAACAAAAGACACATTAGGCTTACCTTATTTAAATGTGCTGAAATACCGTAACCGTCATTTATTTAAGAACGATATTCAATTCGATTATAAATTTGTTTCAATTGGGTTCAGCACTCGTTATCAAAGTTACATGGAGAACATTGATAAAAAGTTTAATGAAAGTTTATTGCATGATTTGTTACCTGAGTTTGATCAGATTCCTTCTACGTATGTATTGCCGGGTTTGCCTGAATACAGAGAGAAAGATAAAGCAGGCTCTTGGGTGCATGATTTCAGAATAGGTTTCCAATTATCCAAAGTAGTGAAGCTCTCCTACATTTGTAACAACGTGGCCAATGAAGAATACAGTTCACGACCGGGCGATGTGAGACCACCACGCACGCATGTACTTCAATTAATGATTAAGCTTTAA
- a CDS encoding DUF559 domain-containing protein: MQIRNNNRSYLKEYRKDLRDNTTVPEKILWKYLKNSQLEGRKFRRQHSFKNFILDFYCAEEKLAVELDGEHHFTVVGFEHDKQRDDLLLKYGIRTVRIENEHVFKNTEGVLDLIKSYFQNK, from the coding sequence ATGCAGATAAGAAATAATAACAGGTCTTATTTAAAAGAATACAGAAAAGATTTAAGAGATAACACAACTGTTCCTGAGAAAATACTCTGGAAATATTTAAAAAATTCTCAGCTGGAAGGAAGAAAATTTAGACGACAACACAGTTTCAAAAATTTCATTCTTGATTTTTATTGTGCAGAAGAAAAATTAGCTGTTGAGTTAGACGGAGAACATCACTTCACTGTTGTTGGATTTGAACATGACAAGCAGCGAGATGATTTATTATTAAAGTATGGTATAAGAACCGTTAGAATTGAAAACGAGCATGTTTTTAAAAACACTGAGGGTGTGTTAGATTTAATTAAATCCTATTTTCAAAATAAATGA
- a CDS encoding SpoIIE family protein phosphatase — MYSKIKQNDSAIFYSNLVINNASEEQAKNLSFMGNIYGTLLSAYSELRNKDSVAKYSAIVLEYYKNGGDLLGYAGTLYNIGTFYYKMKDAETSLKYFELAYKANPDNVELAMSINKALGDVYYELKKYIKSAEFYNTAFFLKDSVNKLRTVEKLSEMEVKYETGKKEDELKRLSAEQEISTLKVKQSRTLTFISIISVIVFLIIAGVLFKQNKNKKQANALLQKQNDEITHQKKEITDSINYAKRIQLSILPPDKMVKRLLPDAFIFYKPKDVVSGDFYWVEEKNNLVMFAAVDCTGHGVPGAMMSVVGMSLLNRAVNEKDLTKPSDILQHLDMGVTDTLRQNQEDNAVKDGMDLSLCTYNAQTKELQFAGAFNNLWIVRKNFSSSHKITSDKEIFFEDSLLEIKADKFPIGSNIDGVADNYTNHKIQLQKSDYIYLYSDGFADQFGRPKGKKFKYNALKKLLISIHDLSPAQQHEAIKTAYENWKGNLEQIDDILVIGVRV; from the coding sequence ATAATGCGTCGGAAGAACAAGCGAAAAATTTATCGTTTATGGGTAACATTTATGGAACCCTGCTTTCTGCCTATTCCGAATTGCGTAACAAAGATTCTGTTGCAAAATACTCGGCAATTGTTTTAGAATATTATAAAAACGGGGGGGATCTTTTAGGTTATGCCGGAACCCTTTACAATATTGGCACATTCTATTACAAAATGAAAGACGCGGAAACTTCATTAAAATATTTTGAATTAGCTTATAAAGCTAATCCTGACAACGTCGAATTAGCAATGTCAATTAATAAAGCCCTTGGTGATGTTTATTACGAACTCAAAAAATATATTAAGTCAGCTGAGTTTTATAACACCGCCTTTTTCCTAAAAGACAGTGTAAACAAACTACGCACAGTAGAAAAACTCAGCGAAATGGAAGTGAAGTATGAAACCGGTAAAAAAGAAGATGAGTTAAAACGTCTTTCTGCAGAACAAGAAATAAGCACTTTAAAAGTGAAACAATCACGCACACTAACTTTTATTTCCATCATTTCTGTTATCGTATTTTTGATAATTGCAGGTGTCTTGTTTAAACAAAATAAAAACAAAAAACAGGCAAACGCCTTATTACAAAAACAAAACGACGAAATTACCCATCAGAAAAAAGAAATAACCGATAGCATTAATTACGCTAAACGTATTCAGCTTTCTATTTTACCCCCCGATAAAATGGTAAAACGCTTGTTGCCCGACGCGTTTATATTTTACAAGCCTAAAGATGTAGTAAGCGGTGACTTCTATTGGGTAGAAGAAAAAAATAATTTAGTCATGTTTGCCGCTGTTGATTGTACCGGACACGGCGTACCGGGTGCCATGATGAGTGTGGTGGGCATGAGTTTATTAAATCGCGCTGTTAACGAAAAAGATTTAACCAAACCTTCCGACATTTTACAACATTTGGATATGGGTGTAACAGATACACTCCGACAAAATCAAGAAGACAATGCAGTAAAAGATGGCATGGATTTGTCTTTATGTACTTATAACGCGCAGACAAAAGAATTACAATTCGCGGGCGCTTTCAATAATTTGTGGATTGTGCGTAAGAATTTCTCTTCATCACATAAAATCACATCCGATAAAGAAATCTTTTTTGAAGATAGTTTATTAGAGATAAAGGCAGATAAGTTTCCAATTGGCAGTAACATCGATGGCGTAGCCGATAATTATACCAATCACAAAATCCAATTACAAAAAAGCGATTATATTTATTTATATTCTGATGGTTTTGCCGATCAGTTTGGCAGACCAAAAGGAAAAAAATTCAAGTACAACGCGCTTAAAAAATTACTCATCTCCATTCACGATTTATCTCCAGCCCAACAACACGAAGCCATTAAAACCGCTTACGAAAACTGGAAGGGAAATCTTGAACAAATTGATGATATCCTGGTGATTGGTGTTCGTGTTTAA